A genome region from Sardina pilchardus chromosome 22, fSarPil1.1, whole genome shotgun sequence includes the following:
- the dnal4a gene encoding dynein, axonemal, light chain 4a: protein MAETGDSKKEEADYKRLHSFPLIRHTDMPEEMRVETMELCVTACEKFATNNESAAKMIKETMDKKFGSSWHVVIGEGFGFEVTHEVKNLLYMFFGGSLAVCVWKCS, encoded by the exons atggcagagaCAGGTGATAGTAAAAAGGAAGAAGCTGACTACAAGAGACTACACAGTTTCCCTCTCATAAGG caCACAGATATGCCGGAGGAGATGAGAGTTGAGACCATGGAGCTGTGTGTCACTGCCTGCGAGAAGTTTGCCACCAACAacgag AGCGCGGCCAAGATGATCAAGGAGACCATGGACAAGAAGTTCGGCAGCTCGTGGCACGTGGTGATCGGCGAGGGCTTCGGCTTCGAGGTCACGCACGAGGTCAAGAACCTGCTCTACATGTTCTTCGGAGGGAgcctggccgtgtgtgtgtggaagtgctcCTAG